Within Vicia villosa cultivar HV-30 ecotype Madison, WI linkage group LG1, Vvil1.0, whole genome shotgun sequence, the genomic segment ATTTACGTTTAAATAGAGAGTCACCGCCATCTACTTGTTTTATCCTAATAAAAGGATAGGGTAAGTGGGAAACTCTTAAAATAAGAGATCTGGATAAGTAGGTAAATTAGGCAAAGAGAAGGTGTTAAAGATATATGGGTCGTACTCCATGGATGGGGAGCTGGCATACTACGCACATCCTCTGGAACCAAATGCTCATGGTAATTCGCAAATATCATATCATTATTTTTGTAGAGGACAGTGACAAAAACAacaaatgggggggggggggggggggggtggggTGGGTATACCATGCATATACTCAAACTTCCGTAATAATCACTCAGGTAGACGTGGGTACAAAAATTTGGGACCCAGAAGCCAACCATCCCAAGTACGAAGATATCACCTTCAAGGTCCATGTTTGACGGTGCTCACCGTACGATGTGAAACATATAGCATATGGTAGGATGCGGTCAATAGTAAGTTGGGATAGCTCGGTCACTAGATTACCCATGAGTGGGGTAATCAAGCATGCACATGGAAAATCCTTAGTGTATTCTTCAACATAGTCCTAGTCGGTTATATGTGAAAAATGCTGGAAGATTCATATCTAAAAATGATTCAGATAAAACATTAGTAAGGGTGTAGCACAAGTATTATTGACATTAATATCATTAAGGGTGTAAATAAACTACCTGAAATAGATAATTGCTTCCTATCATCTATCTCATCTTTCATTAACTACTTTCAGCTAACTTGGAACAGAGGTAAATCAAACAAGATGATCCTAATTGTACTCGCAAATCCTCTCCAAGTTCATGAAGTATTTAATATACATAACATCGACATATGCAACATTTTTGTTCACGCATATGCTTGTGCCTACCAAAGTCAGGAAGTATGTCCTTAATGCACACACTCTATGATAGGCAATCAATGCGCCATCACCCGAAATTCTGgagtaattatttaattagttattgaattaatttattatgattataTAAGTCCTTATGAAGTATTTGATGTTTCGGTGATGATATGTGATGTTCATGTGTGTTATGAGGATTATTGAGAATTAAGAGTATTTTAGAGTAATTAGTTgggattattttaattagtaaaataaataatattggtGTTAGAGATGATAAGGTCAAGATAGTAAATTCAAGGGGCTAAGTGAGGGAAAAAAAAGGAAATTCGTATTAGGGGTCCAAGGGTTAAACAAGGAAGAATGTGTGTTAGAGTTTATTCTGTGCAATCGTGAGATTTTTTGGAAGAACGCTGTGAAGAGAAGCTAGGGCACAAGGAAGCACTCAAAGAGGAATTTGTAGAACGCGAAGAGGAATTAGAATTAAGCTTCAAATATAAGGTAATGGGagtttatgtttattattataattgaCTTAAGTGTTAGATAATTGTAGGattgtttttgaagtttttgattAAGATGAATAGATGATGGTGGGAGAAATTGATGAGAATAGACGATGTTTTTTGTCAATGGGCTGTGAATGATTGTACCTATAATGCAGAATATATTGTATTTGTGATATAAGATGAAACCTGATGATTAGATGATGTTTTAGAACCCATAACATGAAGAAATCATAGCTTTTGGGACTGATTTTATGCATGAGATTGCAACATGAAAACCCTGTTCGCACAGATTCGTCGGGTAAATCGACCCGCTTGCCGGGCGAACGAGCTCGTCCAAGACGCGTGGGGAGAAAAAGGAGGCGAGTGGAGGCAGAGGCTACTGGCTTTAGTCGCCGGGCGAACATACCCCGTCGTCGGGCGAATATTGCCTGAATCAGAAAAATTTGTAAGATTCGTAATTTGAGTTTTAGGACTCCGATTGAcgtgtcgttcgaagcgttgCAAAGCTAGAGTAATAATCTATAACttagtaaaataaaatgaacCATATGATTCAGATTTCTAGGAGTTatattatgatgaatgatgacgCGTTTTGACTAGCCGTGGTCGCGTTTTTGTGTGTTAttgcgcatcatgcattcatagcatttgtAGGACGATAGCCTAGTGATGTTGTGTAGGATGATGAATCCAATAAAGTGTTGTAGGAAATTTGGTTCAGTGATGGCCTTAATCCCATAGTGTGAATTAAGTTCAAAAATTGTGATGTGCTCTGGTTCCGAGCGGGAATCGATCCTATTGGCCGGAATCTTTGGAGATGACAATGACTAAGTCATCATTGATGTTTCGGTACCACATGCAGGATTATTATTGAGTTGCATTTCATTATTTGTGGCATTGCACAATATTTAAATTAAGTGGTATGTTTGATGAATTCTTGAGTTGTGATGCTTTGATGTGAGGGATTAGTGATTGTCGTTATACTATAGATGTAGTAATTGATGCCATGATGTTATTGTTGCTCCTATGCCATGACAACTATATCtattacttatattttttttataatggttGTGATTTACTTACCCTTTCTGCTTGAAAATGTTACCTCAAAACGTGGGTAACTTGCAGGTGATCAAGATTTGTGTAGGAAGCTTAGGAGGTAGCTTTGGAGTGCACTAAATTAGTGTTTGTTGATTCCAGTGAGTGTTGCTATGATATGTAACATCAGGGTTGAGATCGTTTGATTGTGAAACTTGAGTACTTTTGTGATTGTGAGGATTTTGTATTTCTTTCATAAATTATGTTTTAGACCACGACATGATAACACACGAAGTATGATGAATCCATTGATGTTGAACTACCTTTCGTggtatttgaaattatttttataaagaaTTTTTGAGACTTTTGTTTTCCGTTGCGAAGTTTAAAATGTTGTAATTTGTAGTACCATAGGTGCTATGAATATCTCTAGGTGTTTTGCAATGAGTGTTACGGAGTATGATTGATTGTGATATGACGTTCTATGAAGATGTGATGCCCTTTTGtgaattttaaattgttttatttttcgtTAATTTATTGCAAAAATACatgtgggttagaagggtgttacaacatcCATAACTGCATTCAGATGGTTAATATCATTTTCTGATAGGAATGAAAATCTAGCATGACATCCTCTAGTGTCTTATATATCCTtttgggattgactcgaataagcTTCTAATTGTGTCCACATCAAGTCGAGTGTCTCAGACCTACTAATTATATAGTAATCCAACAATTTTCTTGTGATCGGAAGACATATGAAGCACAATAAATCATCAGGGGTGATAGTTATTTCACCAATCGAAAGATGAAATCTCGACGTCTCTGTGTGCCATTTATCAATAAATGCAGACAATAAACCATGGTCAATATAACCATATCTAGACCTTCATAAGTCCTTCAGCCTATATATCTCTAAGACTTCCTAAAATAACGGTTCATCAGAATGCATGATCTTTGATATCTTCCTATCATGGTTATACATTTCAATGTCTCACGGtactacaaaaataaatatatcaacgTCAGATAGTTCATTtagtataaaaaatttaaaaaagtaaataaatatttatgttaCTTCTCTCTCTTCCACGCATGCCTAACAACATGGTGTGTATATAAAGAAAATAGTGAAATGTCTTCGGGGCCTCCCGAAAAACTATCAAGTACGACATCATCAAGTCTGAGTGCAGGATGTATATCATCGTCATGTACAAGTCATGAACACGAGTAGCAGATGCTTCGATATGATACATAGATACATGACCACGCAAAGAAGATTCCTCAATAGGACAAGATGATTCTTCAATAACTCGTGTCGATTTAACTCTCTCCAACGCAAGCATGTTGGGACAACCGACCATGTATGTATCATTGTTGTTCATTAGTCGTTTTTCTATAATCAAACGAGAAAAGACATATCATAATCAAAGAAacgaaataaataatatataaacaaacaTAATTAAGAATCAGAATGATAAACACATAAATTTGAATTACAAACATAGAGCATAAACCATATCAAATACCAACCATAATCTTCAAATGTTCTAAATTCATACCAAATCTAAGTAGAAATTACATTTCTATTGAATGTAACCTAGAGTGGAGTATATGAGATGCAATGaacaattctcaaccaaatgTAATGGAGGTCTTCTTGGAAATAttcaaaactaaataaattttcagtttcaaaaagaaaaaaagttgaaCGGGCGTTTCGGTTACTCTACACCATTTTGTACTGAGTCAAACATTTTTCCTATCACGAATGTCATGATCATACTTTGTAGAAATTTACTCTTTTTGTAGTTGAAGGTGTCACCCCATTCTTCATTTTATGAAGAAAAAACCAAACGAAAACGACACTTTCTATGTAAATTCATCACAATTTCCATTCTTTGCCGTTAACTTTCAGTTTCCTCTCCCTAATTTGTCACAACCTTCCCATTTTTCAAGTCTCTTTCACATCACACTTTAATATTCAATCACTGACTTCTATAttattcaaaaccctaattattaaaCAAATCCTCCACCATCATACCATACCCATTGACCTTCTCTCGCCTTGATTCTCACGTTTTCCTTCAATTTCCACCCTTTTTCTTCATACATTCACACTATGCTTCTCCATTTCCAATGATGGATTCTCCCACTATCTCCTCTTCCTCCTCTGAGTTTTCTTCCATAGCCACCGCTGATCAGGTACTCCTTTGTTTTCTATTCAATTCAAATTACCATTTTTACTCTTTTTTGCTATCTGGGTCTTAGAGATTCGACGGCTTATCTGggtattctattttatttttgcatcattttaattgataattttagCACTcaatttatggaaaaagattcaATTTTTATGTTGTTTTCTGTGTACCCTTGTTTTTTTTAGAAGGGTTATTATTTTGGTGTGGAAGGAATCATTTATCACTCTTTGaaaaaaagactaaattttggtgATAATTTTAACTGATTTTTTTCACCTGGGGTGCCCCAATATCTGTTTTAATGGAAAAAAAATCTCTTTTTTCATTGTTGTAGTTGCCCTTGTTTGACTTGGTTTATGAAAGAGTCACTAATGAAGTCGGAATTTCTAAATTTGGTTGTTTTTTATGGAGATAGAGTGCAGCCCGGAGTAGGAGAAGTGGCGGCGGCAGTGAAGTGGTGGCTACGGAACAATTGCGACGGTGGCATGATGTTTTCTGGTTAGGAATATTTGTGATCCATTTGATTGGACTAGGATTCCTTCTTGGGGTTCTTGGCTTCAATAGGTTTGAGATAGAGAATAGACTTGACATTGATAAGTACACCTCGGGTCTTTCGGGGAATGAAGCTGGGTTGACCGAGACTTACTGGCCGCTCTATGGGGCTGCTGGTGGGATTGGGACTGTTCTTGGATggacttggttgttgttgttgggttCCCGGGCTACTCAAATGATGAAGGTCTCTGTTCACATCCTGACCACTTATCTCGCTGTCATCAGTGTTTTGTGTTTCTGGACCGAGCAGATTTTCTGGGGGGTTGCTTTTGCTATCGGTGCTGCTCTCCAGTTCTTGTATGTTATATCCGTCATAGACAGGTATTGCATTCAACACATACTTTCATGTATTGTAGATCAATGTTCCAGGCATATAATTTTCATAGTATGGTTTCTCGAGCtgctttttttctttctctttttgagtATATAAGGCGGTTCCTCATGGCTTCTTTTCTTCTACAGACTTCCATTTACGATGTTGGTTTTGCAAAAAGCTGTGAAGATGGTTTGGAATCTTCCCGAGGTTATGAGAGTATCATATGCATTTATGTTTGTTGTGCTTTTATGGATGGCCTTATGGTCATTTGGAGCAGCAGGTGTTGTGGCTTCGAACTTGAGTGACGGGGGACGCTGGTGGCTTCTTGTGGTGAGGTGGCAAGTTTTGCTCTTCATTCTATATGTTCTTGTTTGGACTGATTATGGAAGCTTATTAATTATCCGAGCTTTCCTCGTCTGATGACACTGTTATTACGTTTTCTGCTTGCAGATTTTCTCTGTAAGCTTATTTTGGACAGGTGCAGTGCTCTGTAATACCGTGCATGTTATAGTGTCTGGGATGGTGTTTCTTGTTCTTCTCCATGGTGGCAGAGAGGCTGCTTCAATTCCTGCTAACTCATTAACAAAATCTTTACAGTATGCTTTAACGACATCTTTTGGTAGCATTTGTTATGGCTCGTTATTCACTGCTGCTATTAGGACACTGCGATGGGAGGTAAGCAATCGTTTGCTTTTTATTTTGTGACAAATTGaagtttttttctttctattaacATATTGATTTTTCTATCAGATACGTGGACTTCGGTCAAAGATTGGCAACAATGAGTGTTTGCTTTGTTGTGTTGATTTCCTTTTTCATCTTGTGGAGACTCTCGTTCGATTTTTTAACAAATATGCCTATGTTCAGGTATAGTATACGCCTATGTCCATGTCATTAACCAGGTTATTGATTTACCCCGATAATAATGTggttgatggtgatttgatgtcACTTACAGATAGCTGTTAACGGTAAAAGCTTTAACCATTCAGCTAGAGATGCTTGGGAGCTATTTCAGTCAACCGGGGTTGAAGCACTTGTGGCGTATGATTGTTCAGGCGCTGTCCTGCTAATGGGCACTGTTTTTGGTGGATTGATAACCGGAACTTGCTCTGGTGCATGGGCATGGGTTAAATGGAGTGACCGAGTTATTATGATTGGCTCCACATCCATGCTGATGGGAATGGTTTTGGTAAGTTCCGATCTCCTTTTAAATCAAGTTTGTGATCTGATCGGTAAACGCGTTGAGAGGAAATCCAGTTTTGTGAATGTGGCGAAATTTTGTTTTCAGGTTGGATTGGCAATGGTTGTGGTGGAAAGTGCTGTTACGTCGATATATATTTGCTATGCAGAAGACCCTTTATTAATTCAGAGATGGGATGCTGAATTTTTCAACCAGATGTCGGAGACACTACATCACCGACTTCAATATCGGAGTGCTCGAGCCAGAGAAGTTTTAACCCATTATCGACTCAATGACGATCCTATACGAGAAAACACAGCTATTTGATGAAACAAATAGTGTTTTCTTTTGTTCTACAACAGTTTATTTATCCATTTGTATCAATCATAGCAATAACATATTTTCGTATTAATTTGATGTTTAGTTAAATTAATAGGAATAGGAGAAGGTTACTGGTGGTGTAATCAGCAATGTAGAATTGGATGATGAGTATATAATAGCTACAAAATTGTATAGTTTCTTTTAATCTTTGACAAAAATGTAAAAGCTTAGTTATATTATTAAGATagatttcaaaattccaatattatCATGAGTAACAATTCCTTTTTAAAATAAGTTATGCGTTTTGATGCAAAAATAAGGCATTCAAATGAGTGGATTGAAAAACTTCAaggttatgtttgggagtttggaggggaggggaggggagaggaggggatgGCTTTGGAAAATAAGAAGAAtttggtgaaaagaataaaaatattttgggtaggagggttttggagggtttgattttattcataacaccaaaaaccccataaaataggggaactcaaaaattgtattgaatgaggattttggagggcttacataaattttccaaatatcttttagtttgttatattattttgaaaattaaaaattttataatcataatgactcttttatcattataaacaaaatcatttttttaaaaaatatcaaatatatttcgatatttttttaaaaattcgttttcggaagtcttcccctcccctcccctccaaactcccaagaCGATCCAAACATCTATAAAGGAAGCATTTGATTTTCTGTTCTTTCCACCCTTAGGGTACGGGTGCGACCCTTACTccagaaaatttgaaaatattccGCACGGATATGGGGCGCATATGGATATCATATTTATCAAACGGGGCAGACACAAATATCATATTATATGTCCTCATGgatattgttgtgaaaaacgataccaataacaaagtataatagggaattagggaagagaataagaacacaagaattggttataactgctattcttttactttctcttaaaacaagattacaagtttacaagaataacaaataacctctctcaccctaaattaggatttgcagcttagcaatgatgagagactagtatgctatttataataaaacctaacatactaactaatgggctttttccacaaggcccattacacaagtcaacttaataaacaagctaacttaacaaattagggtttaaacactaaaacctaatttaacatgctaacaaccctagcatcttcgacacaagcatgtgaacaaccttcgacttcatgcttaaccctgtcgaaccaagaagctacccttcggccatactagagttcgatccaaaatctcacaaatctccaccttggatctaactctacaacatcaagggaacaaactagctttcttcatgcagctttatcaactgcatacagtggaaaaacttgcaactcgacaatgtcttggtgatcatatcagcagcattgtcttcagtcgaaaccttcagcacttggacttctccacgctcgattactcctctgacgaaatgcagcctcacatcaatgtgctta encodes:
- the LOC131609816 gene encoding uncharacterized protein LOC131609816, with amino-acid sequence MMDSPTISSSSSEFSSIATADQSAARSRRSGGGSEVVATEQLRRWHDVFWLGIFVIHLIGLGFLLGVLGFNRFEIENRLDIDKYTSGLSGNEAGLTETYWPLYGAAGGIGTVLGWTWLLLLGSRATQMMKVSVHILTTYLAVISVLCFWTEQIFWGVAFAIGAALQFLYVISVIDRLPFTMLVLQKAVKMVWNLPEVMRVSYAFMFVVLLWMALWSFGAAGVVASNLSDGGRWWLLVIFSVSLFWTGAVLCNTVHVIVSGMVFLVLLHGGREAASIPANSLTKSLQYALTTSFGSICYGSLFTAAIRTLRWEIRGLRSKIGNNECLLCCVDFLFHLVETLVRFFNKYAYVQIAVNGKSFNHSARDAWELFQSTGVEALVAYDCSGAVLLMGTVFGGLITGTCSGAWAWVKWSDRVIMIGSTSMLMGMVLVGLAMVVVESAVTSIYICYAEDPLLIQRWDAEFFNQMSETLHHRLQYRSARAREVLTHYRLNDDPIRENTAI